Proteins found in one Miscanthus floridulus cultivar M001 chromosome 4, ASM1932011v1, whole genome shotgun sequence genomic segment:
- the LOC136549307 gene encoding glutamate--glyoxylate aminotransferase 1-like, protein MARKPLDYEELNENVKKVRYAVRGELYLRASELQKEGKKIIFTNVGNPHALGQKPLTFGRQVVALCQAPFLLDDPHVGLMFPADAIARAKHYLAMAKGGLGAYSDSRGIPGIRKEVADFIHKRDGYPTDPELIYLTDGASKGVMQILNTIIRNESDGILVPVPQYPLYSASISLYGGSLVPYYLEEEANWSLDFVNIRQTVVEARSKGITVRAMVIINPGNPTGQCLSEANIKEVLQFCYHENLVLLADEVYQQNVFQDERPFISARKVMFDMGPPLSRELQLVSFHTVSKGNWGECGQRGGYFEMTNLPPKTVDEIYKVASIALSPNVPGQIFMGVMVNPPKPGDISYPKFAAESKSVHESLRRRARMMTDGFNSCRNVVCNFTEGAMYSFPQIRLPPRAIEAAKRAGKAADVFYCLKLLEATGISTVPGSGFGQKEGVFHLRTTILPAEEDFPAIMSSFKKFNDSFMEQYEGYSRM, encoded by the exons ATGGCGAGGAAGCCGCTGGACTACGAGGAGCTGAACGAAAACGTCAAGAAGGTGCGGTACGCGGTGCGCGGGGAGCTGTACCTCCGCGCCTCCGAGCTCCAGAAGGAGGGCAAGAAGATCATCTTCACCAACGTCGGCAACCCGCACGCCCTCGGCCAGAAGCCGCTCACCTTCGGGCGCCAG GTGGTGGCGCTGTGCCAGGCTCCGTTCCTCCTCGATGATCCCCACGTCGGCCTCATGTTTCCGGCGGATGCCATCGCTAGGGCCAAGCACTACCTCGCCATGGCTAAGGGCGGTCTAG GTGCGTACAGTGATTCCCGTGGTATCCCTGGAATTAGGAAGGAAGTTGCTGACTTCATCCACAAGCGTGATGGATATCCGAC TGATCCAGAACTCATTTACCTGACAGACGGTGCCAGCAAAGGTGTGATGCAAATACTGAACACCATCATCAGAAACGAGAGTGATGGG ATCTTGGTCCCTGTTCCTCAATACCCACTTTATTCAGCTTCCATTTCCCTCTATGGTGGTTCTCTGGTCCCATACTACTTGGAAGAAGAGGCTAACTGGAGCCTTGACTTTGTAAATATCCGACAAACAGTTGTGGAGGCACGGTCAAAgggaatcaca GTTCGAGCAATGGTGATTATAAATCCAGGAAATCCCACTGGCCAATGCCTTAGTGAAGCAAATATAAAGGAAGTTCTGCAATTTTGCTACCATGAAAACTTAGTTCTGCTTGCAGATGAAGTGTATCAGCAGAACGTTTTTCAAGATGAGCGGCCATTTATAAGCGCAAGAAAG GTTATGTTCGACATGGGTCCGCCACTAAGCAGGGAGCTTCAGCTTGTTTCTTTCCACACTGTGTCCAAAGGGAACTGGGGAGAGTGTGGACAACGTGGTGGATACTTTGAAATGACAAATCTTCCTCCCAAG ACAGTAGATGAGATTTACAAGGTTGCATCAATAGCACTGAGTCCAAATGTTCCTGGGCAAATTTTT ATGGGAGTAATGGTTAACCCTCCTAAACCTGGAGATATCTCATACCCCAAATTCGCTGCTGAAAG CAAGTCCGTCCATGAATCTTTGAGGAGGAGAGCACGCATGATGACAGATGGTTTCAACAGTTGCCGAAATGTCGTGTGCAATTTCACAGAAG GAGCTATGTACTCTTTCCCCCAAATACGGCTGCCACCAAGAGCGATTGAGGCGGCAAAAAGAGCCGGCAAAGCAGCAGACGTTTTCTACTGCCTCAAGCTCCTGGAGGCAACAGGAATTTCCACTGTTCCAGGCTCTGGTTTTGGGCAAAAGGAAGG GGTGTTCCACCTTCGGACAACTATCCTTCCAGCGGAGGAAGACTTCCCTGCCATCATGTCGAGCTTCAAGAAGTTCAACGACTCATTCATGGAGCAATACGAGGGCTACTCCAGGATGTGA
- the LOC136550768 gene encoding GTPase activating protein 1-like codes for MDGLVGLLKVRVVRGINLAYRDARGSDPYVVIRLGKKKLKTSVKKRSVNPIWHEELTLTVTNPSQPLKLEVFDKDTFSRDDPMGDAEIDVAPLMEVVNMNPEEIKNGTIIRSVRPSTKNCLADESHVCWRNGKFVQDMILRLKNVESGEIQLQLQWVNIPPVATR; via the exons ATGGACGGATTGGTAGGCCTCTTGAAAGTCCGGGTGGTCCGGGGCATCAACCTTGCCTACCGTGACGCAAGAGGCAGCGATCCATATGTCGTCATACgacttggcaagaag AAACTGAAGACAAGCGTGAAGAAGAGATCTGTGAACCCCATCTGGCATGAGGAGCTAACTCTGACCGTCACAAATCCCAGCCAACCACTCAAGCTT GAGGTGTTCGACAAGGACACATTCAGCAGAGATGACCCGATGGGAGACGCGGAGATCGACGTCGCGCCATTGATGGAGGTGGTGAACATGAAcccggaggagatcaagaacggcaCCATCATCAGGTCTGTGAGGCCGAGCACCAAGAACTGCCTCGCCGACGAGAGCCACGTGTGCTGGAGGAACGGCAAGTTCGTGCAGGACATGATCCTCCGGCTCAAGAACGTCGAGAGCGGGGAGATACAGCTGCAGCTGCAATGGGTAAACATTCCTCCGGTTGCAACAAGGTGA